A window of Parasynechococcus marenigrum WH 8102 contains these coding sequences:
- a CDS encoding YdcF family protein, which yields MAGVRAGVLLSAGLLTWLVVRGPLAPYRQALLDTAPPQQVLVLGGDVERERVGARLARQLDKPLLVSGGSNPEYASWLVQEEGLTTDQVQLDYRARDTLSNFTSVVDDLASEGVRHVLVVTSADHLERSLAVGQVVAGSLGIHLTGVPVDCEPTCREESALRRWRDWLRAVAWVVTGRDLRDAADPAPAVR from the coding sequence ATGGCAGGGGTCCGGGCCGGAGTTCTGCTCAGCGCAGGATTGCTGACATGGCTGGTGGTCCGAGGGCCCCTGGCGCCCTATCGCCAGGCTCTGCTGGACACAGCACCGCCCCAGCAGGTGCTGGTGCTGGGGGGTGATGTTGAGCGCGAACGGGTCGGGGCGCGGTTGGCACGTCAGCTGGATAAACCGCTCTTGGTGAGTGGTGGCAGCAACCCTGAATACGCCAGCTGGTTGGTTCAGGAGGAAGGGTTGACGACCGATCAGGTGCAGCTGGACTACAGGGCTCGCGACACCTTGAGCAACTTCACCTCAGTAGTTGATGACCTGGCGTCAGAGGGCGTCCGCCATGTGTTGGTGGTGACCAGCGCCGACCATCTGGAACGCTCCCTGGCGGTGGGCCAGGTGGTGGCCGGCAGTCTTGGCATCCACCTCACGGGCGTGCCGGTGGACTGTGAACCCACCTGCCGTGAGGAGAGTGCCTTACGGCGTTGGCGGGATTGGCTGCGAGCCGTGGCCTGGGTGGTGACCGGCCGGGACCTCAGGGATGCAGCGGATCCAGCTCCAGCAGTGCGTTGA
- the tsaB gene encoding tRNA (adenosine(37)-N6)-threonylcarbamoyltransferase complex dimerization subunit type 1 TsaB has translation MTVSPLLLALHSCTERFGVAVQDPETDQGRPRVMGFDDGRGLSNSLIERVSTLLPSGRWGELKGLAVATGPGGFTGTRLSVVMARTLSQQLGCPLLGVSSFALMAERLAPDEQPFWITQPLPRRGVVAGRYRVGAAVVEELEAPHLLEADRIVSPAIEAAVDVDADVEALLGRLRQALQQGEPLPWQPVLPIYPTSPVGPV, from the coding sequence ATGACTGTTTCCCCTCTACTGCTGGCCCTGCACAGCTGCACCGAACGTTTCGGAGTGGCGGTGCAGGATCCAGAGACCGATCAGGGCCGCCCGCGGGTGATGGGGTTCGATGACGGACGAGGTCTCTCCAACAGCCTGATTGAGCGGGTCTCGACCCTGCTGCCCAGCGGCCGCTGGGGTGAGCTCAAGGGTTTGGCCGTTGCGACCGGGCCAGGAGGGTTCACCGGCACACGTCTCTCGGTTGTGATGGCACGAACTTTGTCCCAGCAACTCGGCTGTCCGTTGTTGGGCGTCAGCAGTTTTGCCCTGATGGCCGAGCGTCTGGCGCCTGATGAGCAGCCGTTCTGGATCACGCAACCGCTGCCCCGGCGGGGCGTGGTCGCTGGCCGATACCGCGTGGGGGCTGCCGTGGTTGAGGAGCTTGAGGCTCCGCATCTGCTTGAGGCCGACAGGATCGTGAGCCCTGCCATCGAGGCCGCTGTCGATGTGGATGCCGACGTGGAGGCGTTGCTGGGGCGTCTGCGGCAGGCCCTTCAACAGGGTGAGCCGCTGCCCTGGCAACCCGTTCTCCCCATCTATCCAACCTCTCCGGTGGGGCCGGTCTGA
- a CDS encoding Ycf34 family protein: MCICVDCRWVDRCQAYHAVERQHGVDHLSDVPDFEPRSPRIHVSVMDLPGGGAGIEWDVRACSSFTPDPGRWGRLRPGQAVPD; this comes from the coding sequence ATGTGCATTTGTGTGGACTGCCGCTGGGTCGACCGCTGCCAGGCCTATCACGCAGTTGAACGACAACATGGCGTGGACCACCTCAGTGACGTGCCGGATTTTGAACCTCGCTCCCCGAGGATCCACGTCTCTGTGATGGATCTACCCGGGGGTGGTGCGGGAATCGAATGGGATGTACGGGCCTGCTCCAGCTTCACGCCTGATCCCGGACGCTGGGGCCGACTGCGCCCAGGACAAGCCGTGCCGGATTGA
- a CDS encoding CCA tRNA nucleotidyltransferase, with the protein MHMPSNPPATAILERLAPERWPLPLDLLPAEAVLVGGAVRDALLDRLKPQPDLDLVVPSGALALTCTLANRLGGSCVVLDQERDMARLVLRGWTVDIARQDGASLEADLQRRDYRINAIALPLNGPAQLIDPTGGLADLQQGWLTAVRESNLTDDPLRLLRGLRLMAEIPLSLDPMTAGWMRRHRQQLTQAAPERILAELQKLVAGPLADQAIEQLCQLELIQPWAADQPLPTSVDTIQMTTDEQEQALPLARLTALISDQGLEQLRGSRALRQRCRRLRQWQRRLPDDPETLPEGERVQLHLDLDRDLAALILQLEPAHQTCWLQRWRDSEDPLFHPASPVDGTTLQRELKLAPGPRLGDLLMHLRQERAFGRLQSRDDAIQEAHRWTKRNQNAL; encoded by the coding sequence ATGCACATGCCCTCCAACCCACCAGCTACCGCCATTTTGGAGCGCCTGGCACCCGAGCGCTGGCCCCTTCCCCTGGATCTTCTGCCGGCGGAGGCGGTGCTGGTGGGGGGAGCGGTCCGTGATGCCCTGCTGGATCGGCTCAAGCCCCAGCCGGATCTTGATCTTGTGGTCCCCAGCGGTGCCCTCGCCCTGACGTGCACCCTGGCCAATCGGCTGGGGGGCAGTTGCGTGGTGCTCGACCAGGAGCGGGACATGGCCCGTCTGGTGCTGCGGGGCTGGACCGTGGACATCGCCCGACAGGACGGTGCAAGTCTCGAGGCGGACCTGCAACGCCGGGATTACCGCATCAACGCCATCGCCCTGCCGCTGAATGGGCCTGCACAGCTGATTGATCCCACCGGCGGCCTGGCTGACCTCCAGCAAGGCTGGCTGACGGCCGTACGCGAATCAAACCTCACCGACGACCCGCTGCGGCTGCTGAGGGGCCTGCGGCTGATGGCTGAGATCCCCCTCAGCCTCGATCCGATGACCGCTGGCTGGATGCGACGGCACCGGCAGCAACTGACGCAAGCAGCGCCGGAACGGATCCTGGCGGAACTGCAGAAACTGGTGGCGGGTCCCCTGGCTGATCAAGCCATCGAGCAGCTCTGCCAACTCGAACTGATCCAACCCTGGGCGGCCGATCAGCCACTGCCGACGTCCGTCGACACGATTCAGATGACGACAGACGAACAGGAGCAGGCTCTGCCATTGGCCCGCCTGACCGCCTTGATCAGCGACCAGGGGCTGGAACAGCTGAGGGGCAGTCGAGCCCTGCGTCAGCGTTGCCGGCGACTGCGCCAGTGGCAGCGACGCTTACCGGATGACCCGGAGACGCTGCCGGAAGGGGAGCGGGTGCAACTGCATCTGGATCTCGATCGGGATCTGGCGGCATTGATCCTTCAGCTCGAACCAGCCCATCAGACCTGCTGGCTGCAGCGCTGGCGGGACTCGGAGGACCCGTTGTTTCACCCGGCCAGCCCCGTGGATGGGACCACGCTGCAGCGTGAACTCAAGCTGGCTCCAGGCCCTCGGCTCGGGGACCTGCTGATGCATCTGCGCCAGGAGAGAGCCTTCGGCCGCTTGCAGAGCCGCGACGATGCAATCCAGGAAGCGCACCGCTGGACCAAACGGAATCAGAACGCTCTGTGA
- a CDS encoding RNA recognition motif domain-containing protein: protein MSIRLYIGNLPQTFDEQELAALIKSVGEGIRFKSVLDRETGASRGFGFANVDDEKVADAVIEQLNGKDFGGSALRVERSERRENGGGGNRRGPNGGGNGQPQVARKAVNKVVHSDAPGEGAPDPRWAGELSKLKDLLANQKTAV from the coding sequence ATGAGCATCCGCCTGTACATCGGCAACCTGCCGCAGACCTTTGACGAACAGGAGCTGGCTGCTCTGATCAAGAGTGTTGGAGAGGGAATTCGGTTCAAATCGGTTCTGGATCGTGAGACCGGAGCATCCCGTGGTTTCGGGTTCGCCAACGTCGATGACGAAAAAGTTGCTGATGCTGTGATTGAACAGCTCAATGGCAAAGACTTCGGCGGCAGCGCCCTGCGGGTTGAGCGCTCCGAGCGCCGTGAGAATGGTGGTGGCGGCAATCGCCGCGGTCCCAACGGTGGTGGCAACGGTCAGCCCCAGGTGGCCCGCAAGGCCGTCAACAAGGTTGTCCATAGCGACGCACCCGGTGAAGGAGCTCCGGACCCCCGTTGGGCTGGTGAGCTATCCAAGCTGAAGGATCTTCTGGCCAATCAAAAGACAGCCGTCTGA
- a CDS encoding phytoene synthase: MPLAAPDLDAAFEACRRETAEWAKTFYLGTLLLPPAKRRAIWAIYVWCRRTDELMDSPEAQSRPVAELAERLDRWEEKTRALFNGTVENDLDAVMVDTLERFPQDIQPYLDMIEGQRMDLTWTRYPRFDDLKLYCYRVAGTVGLMTQGVMGVDGAYTSAPWSDRPDTSDAAVALGIANQLTNILRDVGEDRGRGRIYLPLEDLERFGYSEDDLMAGRLNSAWCELMQFQLKRARDWFARSEAGVRWLSRDARWPVWTSLRLYRGILDAIERVDYDVFNNRAYVGKVSKLLDLPRSFVLAQAR; the protein is encoded by the coding sequence ATGCCCCTCGCAGCCCCGGATCTCGACGCAGCCTTTGAGGCTTGCCGTCGTGAGACCGCTGAGTGGGCCAAGACCTTTTACCTGGGGACGCTCCTGCTGCCCCCGGCGAAGCGTCGTGCCATCTGGGCCATCTACGTCTGGTGCCGACGCACCGACGAGCTGATGGACAGCCCTGAGGCCCAATCCCGCCCAGTTGCTGAATTGGCGGAACGCCTGGATCGCTGGGAGGAGAAAACCCGCGCCTTGTTCAACGGAACGGTCGAGAATGATCTCGATGCTGTGATGGTGGACACTCTCGAGCGCTTCCCCCAGGACATCCAGCCCTACCTCGACATGATTGAGGGTCAGCGAATGGATCTGACCTGGACGCGCTATCCGCGCTTTGACGACCTCAAGCTTTATTGCTATCGCGTCGCTGGAACCGTTGGGCTGATGACTCAAGGTGTGATGGGGGTTGATGGTGCCTACACCTCGGCTCCATGGAGTGACCGTCCTGACACCTCTGATGCTGCGGTGGCTCTCGGTATTGCCAATCAGCTCACCAACATCCTCCGCGATGTGGGTGAAGACCGGGGGCGTGGGCGCATCTATCTGCCGCTTGAGGATCTGGAGCGTTTTGGCTACTCAGAAGATGATCTGATGGCCGGACGTCTTAACAGCGCCTGGTGTGAGCTGATGCAGTTCCAGCTGAAACGGGCCAGGGACTGGTTCGCGCGATCGGAGGCTGGCGTGCGCTGGCTCTCCCGTGATGCGCGCTGGCCGGTCTGGACGTCCCTGCGTCTCTACAGAGGCATTCTCGATGCCATCGAGCGGGTGGATTACGACGTTTTCAATAACCGTGCCTATGTCGGCAAGGTCAGCAAATTGCTGGATCTGCCGCGTTCCTTCGTTCTGGCGCAGGCCCGCTGA
- the pds gene encoding 15-cis-phytoene desaturase: MRVAIAGAGLAGLSCAKYLADAGHTPIVVEARDVLGGKVAAWKDEDGDWYETGLHIFFGAYPNMLQLFKELNIEDRLQWKSHSMIFNQQDEPGTYSRFDFPDLPAPVNGVAAILGNNDMLTWPEKISFGLGLVPAMLRGQGYVEECDKYSWTEWLRVHNIPERVNDEVFLAMSKALNFIDPDEISATVVLTALNRFLQEKSGSKMAFLDGAPPERLCQPVVEHIESLGGEVHLDSPLREIKLNEDGSVAAFHIGGVKGKDSFDLTADAYVSALPVDPFKLLLPKPWKQMEVFRKLDGLRGVPVINLHLWFDRKLTDIDHLLFSRSPLLSVYADMSITCKEYEDPDKSMLELVFAPAKDWIGRPDEEIIEATMSELHKLFPMHFGGDNPATLLKYKVVKTPLSVYKTTPGCQQLRPDQTTPIKNFFLAGDYTMQRYLASMEGAVLSGKLCAGAVDQKRDQLSSSTPVSEPVAA, from the coding sequence ATGCGCGTCGCTATTGCCGGAGCCGGTCTTGCGGGTTTGTCCTGCGCCAAATATCTGGCTGATGCAGGCCATACCCCAATCGTGGTGGAGGCACGCGATGTACTTGGCGGCAAGGTGGCGGCCTGGAAAGACGAGGACGGTGACTGGTACGAAACCGGCCTACACATCTTCTTCGGGGCTTACCCCAACATGCTGCAGCTGTTCAAGGAGCTGAACATCGAAGACCGGCTGCAGTGGAAGAGCCACTCGATGATCTTCAACCAGCAGGACGAACCAGGCACCTACAGCCGTTTCGACTTTCCCGATCTGCCGGCACCGGTGAATGGCGTGGCGGCGATCCTGGGCAACAACGACATGCTCACCTGGCCCGAGAAAATCAGCTTCGGTCTGGGCCTCGTGCCCGCCATGCTGCGCGGCCAGGGTTACGTCGAAGAGTGCGACAAATATTCCTGGACCGAGTGGCTGCGGGTCCACAACATTCCCGAACGGGTCAACGATGAAGTGTTCTTGGCGATGAGTAAGGCCTTGAATTTCATCGATCCCGATGAAATTTCTGCCACGGTTGTGCTCACAGCGCTCAATCGTTTCCTGCAGGAGAAGAGTGGCTCCAAGATGGCTTTCCTTGATGGGGCGCCCCCGGAGCGGCTTTGCCAGCCGGTGGTCGAGCACATCGAATCACTTGGAGGTGAAGTGCACCTCGACAGCCCCCTGCGGGAAATCAAGCTCAATGAGGACGGCTCCGTGGCGGCGTTCCACATCGGTGGTGTGAAGGGCAAGGACAGCTTTGACCTCACCGCTGATGCCTATGTGAGTGCGCTGCCGGTGGATCCGTTCAAGCTGCTGCTGCCGAAGCCCTGGAAGCAGATGGAGGTGTTCCGAAAGCTTGATGGGCTTCGCGGTGTTCCGGTGATCAACCTCCACCTGTGGTTCGACCGCAAGCTCACCGATATTGATCACCTGCTGTTCAGCCGCTCCCCTCTGCTCAGCGTCTATGCCGACATGAGCATCACCTGTAAGGAGTACGAGGATCCCGATAAGTCGATGCTGGAGCTGGTGTTTGCCCCCGCCAAGGATTGGATCGGCCGACCGGATGAGGAGATCATCGAAGCCACCATGAGTGAACTCCACAAGCTCTTCCCCATGCACTTCGGCGGTGACAACCCCGCCACGCTGCTCAAGTACAAAGTCGTCAAGACTCCGCTGTCGGTCTACAAGACCACCCCGGGCTGTCAGCAGCTCCGCCCCGATCAGACCACGCCGATCAAGAACTTCTTCCTGGCTGGCGATTACACGATGCAGCGCTATCTGGCTTCCATGGAAGGTGCGGTGCTCAGTGGCAAGCTCTGCGCCGGTGCTGTGGACCAGAAGCGGGATCAGCTGTCATCATCGACCCCAGTCAGCGAGCCGGTTGCGGCCTGA
- a CDS encoding NAD(P)H-quinone oxidoreductase subunit M has protein sequence MADTLLKCTTRHVRLFTARVDNQDLVPSADELTLDLDPDNEFLWSDAVVSKVQQRFQQLVEAGAGGELSDYSLRRIGTDLEGYIRQLLQAGELSYNPDGRVQNFSMGLPRTPDLL, from the coding sequence ATGGCTGACACCCTGCTGAAATGCACCACCCGCCATGTACGCCTGTTCACGGCACGGGTGGACAACCAGGATCTGGTGCCATCAGCGGATGAGCTGACCCTGGACCTTGATCCCGACAATGAATTCCTCTGGTCGGACGCCGTGGTGAGCAAAGTGCAACAGCGCTTTCAGCAGTTGGTGGAGGCCGGCGCCGGTGGCGAACTCAGCGACTACAGCCTCCGGCGGATCGGTACAGACCTGGAGGGCTACATCCGCCAGCTGCTGCAGGCCGGGGAACTCAGCTACAACCCGGATGGCCGGGTTCAAAACTTTTCTATGGGTCTTCCTCGCACACCGGACCTGTTGTGA
- a CDS encoding DUF3172 domain-containing protein: MSRSRYDRADRYDRPDRYDRPERRGGGYGRPPGPPQGNEGQGGFQFSTLTAAVLAGVLVVGIGIGSAVTSTTQGDQGNIASSQQLDMAVPDPEFCRQWGASAFVMDIEMYTTLNPSSSFVTQPTLQPGCVIRRENWSVLRKEGAITANQERECKQRMNTFAYIGSVRDKPVVRCVYQTDISENKFLTRGIADDAAGVTPEADQF; this comes from the coding sequence GTGAGCCGTTCCCGCTACGACAGAGCCGACCGTTACGACAGGCCCGATCGCTACGACAGGCCTGAGCGCCGCGGTGGTGGCTATGGACGCCCCCCCGGTCCACCTCAGGGCAATGAGGGGCAGGGTGGATTCCAATTCAGCACGCTCACGGCAGCGGTGCTGGCAGGAGTGTTGGTGGTGGGCATCGGTATTGGCAGTGCGGTTACCAGCACCACCCAGGGCGATCAGGGCAACATCGCCAGCTCTCAGCAGCTGGACATGGCCGTTCCGGATCCCGAGTTCTGCCGTCAGTGGGGGGCCAGCGCCTTCGTGATGGATATTGAGATGTACACAACGCTCAACCCCTCCAGCAGCTTCGTCACCCAACCCACGCTTCAGCCCGGCTGTGTGATTCGACGGGAAAACTGGAGTGTACTGCGCAAGGAAGGAGCCATCACCGCGAACCAGGAACGCGAGTGCAAGCAGCGGATGAACACCTTTGCTTATATCGGCTCTGTACGCGACAAACCTGTGGTGCGTTGCGTTTACCAGACCGACATCAGCGAAAACAAGTTCCTCACCCGTGGTATCGCTGATGACGCAGCCGGCGTCACGCCGGAAGCCGATCAGTTCTGA
- a CDS encoding LysR family transcriptional regulator, translating into MADLPFTLDQLRILRAIVSEGSFKKAADSLYVTQPAVSLQIQNLEKQLEVSLFDRGGRKAQLTEAGHLLLSYCDRILSQCHEACRALDDLHNLKGGSLIVGASQTTGTYLMPRMIGLFRQKYPEVAVQLQVHSTRRTGWSVANGQIDLAIIGGELPPELNDLLQVVPYASDELALVLPVKHPLARLAELTKEDLYRLGFVCLDAQSTTRKMVDQLLARSGLDVQRLRIEMELNSLEAIKNAVQAGLGAAFVPVVSIERELAAGTIHRPVVADLQVRRQLKLITHPARYSSRASAAFRQDVLPVFASADSPLRQAKPSQPQPLQA; encoded by the coding sequence GTGGCCGATCTGCCCTTCACGCTGGATCAGCTCCGCATTCTTCGCGCCATCGTCAGCGAAGGAAGCTTCAAAAAAGCGGCCGACAGTCTCTACGTCACGCAGCCGGCCGTCAGCTTGCAGATCCAGAACCTTGAGAAGCAGCTTGAGGTGTCGTTGTTTGACCGTGGGGGGCGGAAGGCTCAGCTGACGGAAGCCGGGCACCTGCTGCTCAGTTATTGCGATCGGATCCTCAGCCAGTGCCATGAGGCCTGCCGTGCTCTGGATGATCTGCACAACCTCAAGGGCGGCTCCCTGATTGTCGGAGCGAGCCAGACTACTGGCACTTATCTGATGCCCCGGATGATTGGTCTGTTCCGGCAGAAGTACCCGGAAGTGGCGGTCCAGCTGCAGGTTCACAGCACGCGCCGCACGGGCTGGAGCGTGGCCAATGGCCAGATCGATCTGGCGATCATCGGTGGTGAATTGCCGCCTGAGCTCAACGACCTGCTCCAGGTGGTGCCCTACGCCAGCGACGAGTTGGCTCTGGTGTTGCCGGTGAAGCATCCCCTGGCTCGCCTGGCGGAACTCACCAAAGAAGACCTCTACAGACTGGGCTTTGTCTGCCTTGATGCCCAGTCCACCACCCGCAAGATGGTGGACCAGTTGCTGGCTCGATCCGGGTTGGACGTTCAGCGGCTGCGCATCGAAATGGAATTGAATTCGCTGGAGGCGATCAAAAACGCTGTTCAGGCAGGCCTCGGCGCTGCATTCGTACCGGTGGTGTCAATCGAGCGGGAGCTGGCGGCCGGAACAATTCACCGCCCGGTCGTGGCGGATCTCCAGGTGCGTCGACAGCTGAAGCTGATCACCCACCCCGCCCGTTACAGCTCCCGCGCTTCAGCGGCTTTCCGGCAGGACGTGCTGCCGGTGTTCGCCAGTGCAGACAGCCCGTTGCGCCAAGCCAAGCCGTCCCAGCCCCAACCGCTGCAGGCCTGA
- a CDS encoding NnrU family protein, with protein MAVSHHSSIVMLILLVLFAVIHSGGAALRQRAEARIGARAWRLLFASASIPSAVVVIGWFLAHRYDGIRLWNLQGVPGMVPLVWIGTAVSFLFLYPATYNLLEIPAVLKPQVRLYATGIIRISRHPQAIGQILWCITHALWIGSSFMLVTCFGLVAHHLFAVWHGDRRLQERFGAAFNDLKANTSVLPFRAVIDGRQQLDWREFLRPAQLGILIAVGVFWWAHRFIPTAAAMVRNSALEILLS; from the coding sequence ATGGCCGTTTCCCACCACAGCAGCATCGTGATGCTGATCCTGCTGGTGCTGTTTGCTGTGATCCACAGCGGCGGTGCGGCCCTGCGGCAACGCGCTGAAGCCCGGATTGGGGCAAGGGCATGGCGTCTGCTGTTCGCCAGCGCGAGCATCCCCTCAGCCGTCGTTGTGATCGGCTGGTTCCTCGCTCACCGCTATGACGGCATCCGCCTCTGGAACCTGCAGGGGGTGCCGGGGATGGTGCCGCTGGTCTGGATTGGAACCGCCGTCAGTTTCCTTTTCCTCTACCCCGCCACCTACAACCTCCTGGAGATTCCAGCCGTCCTCAAACCCCAGGTTCGGCTGTACGCCACAGGCATCATCCGCATCTCACGTCACCCCCAGGCCATCGGTCAGATCCTCTGGTGCATCACCCATGCCCTGTGGATCGGCAGCAGCTTCATGTTGGTGACCTGCTTCGGACTGGTCGCCCATCATTTATTTGCGGTCTGGCACGGCGACCGCCGTCTCCAGGAACGGTTTGGCGCGGCCTTTAACGACCTGAAAGCCAATACATCCGTGCTGCCATTTCGGGCGGTGATCGATGGCCGACAGCAGTTGGATTGGCGTGAATTTCTCAGACCAGCCCAGCTGGGAATCCTGATTGCAGTCGGCGTGTTCTGGTGGGCGCACCGCTTCATTCCTACCGCCGCGGCAATGGTGCGCAACTCAGCACTGGAGATTCTGCTGAGCTGA
- a CDS encoding NAD(P)H-quinone oxidoreductase subunit 5 — protein MPSAAELAWLIPVLPLAGAVITGLGLISFNRTINRLRKPVALLLISCVGAAAVLSYAILAGQLAGAPPVESLFVWASAGNFVLPMGFVVDPLAAVMLSLVTTIALLVMVYSHGYMAHDKGYVRFFTYLALFSSSMLGLIISPNLLEIYVFWELVGMCSYLLVGFWYDRDGAAHAAQKAFVVNRVGDFGLLLGILGLFWATGSFDFQGIADGLRDGLSSGAVAPWAALLLCLLVFLGPMAKSAQFPLHVWLPDAMEGPTPISALIHAATMVAAGVFLVARLDPLYSQFPIVQTVIAVVGTITCFLGASIALTQMDLKKGLAYSTVSQLGYIMLAMGCGAPVAGLFHLVTHAFFKAMLFLGSGSVIHAMEEVVGHEPVLAQDMRLMGGLRQKMPVTAITFFIGCIAISGIPPLAGFWSKDEILGQAFNSFPVLWLVGFLTAGMTAFYMFRLYFLTFEGEFRGNDTAMQAQLLTASGKDPGDHHALGGSVHESTWPMAAPLAVLAVPSVLVGLLGTPWNSRFAGLLNPEEAMEMAEHFSWNEFLPLAGASVAISVVGITLAVLAYALHRIDLGVLVAGRFPSINAFLTNKWYLDAINEKLFVRGSRKLAREVLEVDAKVVDGVVNLTGLLTLGSGEGLKYLETGRAQFYALIVFAGVIGLVVLFGVIGGPTA, from the coding sequence ATGCCTTCGGCCGCGGAACTTGCCTGGTTAATCCCGGTGCTTCCCCTTGCGGGAGCCGTGATCACTGGTCTTGGCTTGATCAGTTTCAACCGCACCATCAACCGGCTGCGCAAGCCGGTGGCGCTGCTGTTGATCAGCTGCGTGGGTGCAGCCGCGGTGTTGAGCTACGCCATCCTTGCCGGACAGCTGGCCGGCGCTCCGCCGGTTGAAAGCCTGTTCGTCTGGGCCAGCGCCGGCAACTTCGTGTTGCCAATGGGTTTCGTGGTGGATCCCCTGGCCGCCGTGATGCTCTCCCTGGTGACCACCATCGCTCTGCTGGTGATGGTGTACTCCCACGGCTACATGGCCCACGACAAGGGCTACGTCCGCTTTTTCACCTACCTGGCGCTATTCAGCAGCTCGATGCTGGGACTGATCATCAGCCCGAATCTCCTCGAGATCTACGTGTTCTGGGAACTGGTGGGGATGTGTTCCTACCTCCTGGTGGGTTTCTGGTACGACCGGGATGGTGCAGCCCACGCCGCCCAGAAAGCCTTTGTGGTAAACCGCGTCGGAGACTTCGGTTTGCTGCTGGGCATCCTCGGACTGTTCTGGGCCACAGGCAGCTTCGATTTCCAGGGCATTGCCGATGGTTTGCGTGATGGCCTGAGCTCAGGAGCGGTTGCCCCATGGGCCGCACTCCTGCTCTGCCTGCTGGTGTTCCTGGGACCGATGGCCAAGTCGGCGCAGTTCCCACTGCATGTGTGGCTTCCAGATGCGATGGAGGGCCCCACCCCGATTTCCGCCCTGATTCATGCCGCAACGATGGTCGCCGCGGGAGTCTTCCTGGTGGCTCGCCTAGATCCGCTCTACAGCCAGTTCCCGATTGTCCAGACCGTGATCGCCGTGGTGGGCACGATCACCTGCTTTCTGGGGGCATCGATCGCCCTCACCCAGATGGACCTGAAGAAGGGGCTGGCGTACAGCACCGTCTCGCAGCTCGGATACATCATGCTGGCCATGGGCTGCGGAGCCCCTGTCGCAGGACTGTTCCACCTGGTCACCCACGCCTTTTTCAAGGCGATGCTGTTCCTGGGATCGGGCTCAGTCATCCACGCCATGGAAGAGGTGGTCGGCCACGAACCGGTCCTTGCCCAGGACATGCGGCTCATGGGTGGTCTGCGCCAGAAGATGCCGGTGACGGCCATCACCTTCTTCATTGGCTGTATCGCGATCAGCGGCATCCCCCCCCTGGCAGGGTTCTGGAGCAAGGACGAAATTCTCGGCCAGGCCTTCAACAGCTTCCCCGTCCTCTGGCTGGTGGGCTTCCTCACCGCCGGGATGACCGCCTTCTACATGTTCCGACTGTATTTCCTCACCTTTGAAGGTGAGTTCCGCGGCAACGACACGGCCATGCAGGCCCAGCTGCTGACGGCATCAGGCAAGGACCCTGGCGACCATCACGCCCTTGGCGGCAGCGTTCATGAATCCACCTGGCCCATGGCAGCCCCTCTGGCGGTGCTGGCAGTGCCTTCGGTCCTGGTGGGCCTGCTGGGCACTCCTTGGAACAGCCGCTTCGCCGGCCTTCTGAATCCAGAGGAAGCCATGGAGATGGCCGAGCATTTCAGCTGGAACGAGTTCCTGCCCCTGGCCGGCGCTTCCGTGGCCATCTCTGTTGTGGGCATCACCCTGGCCGTGCTGGCCTACGCCCTGCACCGCATTGACCTGGGTGTGTTGGTGGCAGGTCGTTTCCCCAGCATCAACGCCTTCCTGACCAACAAGTGGTACCTCGATGCCATCAACGAGAAGTTGTTCGTGCGTGGCAGCCGCAAGCTGGCCCGGGAAGTGCTGGAGGTCGACGCCAAAGTTGTGGATGGCGTGGTGAATCTCACTGGCCTACTCACCCTTGGCAGTGGAGAGGGTCTGAAATATCTGGAAACGGGTCGAGCCCAGTTCTATGCCCTGATCGTTTTCGCTGGAGTGATCGGTCTGGTGGTGTTGTTTGGCGTCATCGGCGGACCAACCGCCTGA